The following proteins are co-located in the Lacticaseibacillus paracasei subsp. paracasei genome:
- a CDS encoding D-2-hydroxyisocaproate dehydrogenase: protein MKIIAYGARVDEIQYFKQWAKDTGNTLEYHTEFLDENTVEWAKGFDGINSLQTTPYAAGVFEKMHAYGIKFLTIRNVGTDNIDMTAMKQYGIRLSNVPAYSPAAIAEFALTDTLYLLRNMGKVQAQLQAGDYEKAGTFIGNELGQQTVGVMGTGHIGQVAIKLFKGFGAKVIAYDPYPMKGDHPDFDYVSLEDLFKQSDIIDLHVPGIEQNTHIINEAAFDLMKPGAIVINTARPNLIDTQAMLSNLKSGKLAGVGIDTYEYETEDLLNLAKHGSFKDPLWDELLGMPNVVLSPHIAYYTETAVHNMVYFSLQHLVDFLTKGETSTEVTGPAK, encoded by the coding sequence ATGAAGATTATTGCTTACGGTGCACGCGTTGACGAGATTCAATATTTCAAGCAATGGGCCAAGGATACAGGCAACACACTTGAATACCATACAGAATTTCTCGATGAAAACACCGTTGAATGGGCTAAAGGGTTTGATGGCATCAATTCATTGCAGACAACGCCATATGCAGCCGGCGTTTTTGAAAAAATGCACGCGTATGGTATCAAGTTCTTGACGATTCGGAATGTGGGTACGGATAACATTGATATGACTGCCATGAAGCAATACGGCATTCGTTTGAGCAATGTACCGGCTTATTCGCCAGCAGCGATTGCTGAATTTGCTTTGACCGATACTTTGTACTTGCTACGTAATATGGGTAAAGTACAGGCGCAACTACAGGCGGGCGATTATGAAAAAGCGGGCACCTTCATCGGTAATGAACTCGGTCAGCAAACCGTTGGCGTGATGGGCACCGGTCATATTGGGCAGGTTGCTATCAAACTGTTCAAAGGGTTTGGCGCCAAAGTGATTGCTTACGATCCTTATCCAATGAAGGGCGATCACCCAGATTTTGACTATGTCAGCCTTGAAGACCTCTTTAAGCAAAGTGATATCATTGATCTTCATGTTCCTGGGATTGAACAAAATACCCACATTATCAATGAAGCGGCATTTGATTTGATGAAACCGGGTGCGATTGTGATCAACACGGCTCGGCCAAATCTGATTGACACGCAAGCCATGCTCAGCAATCTTAAGTCTGGCAAGTTGGCCGGTGTCGGGATTGACACCTATGAATACGAAACCGAGGACTTGCTGAATCTCGCCAAGCACGGTAGCTTCAAGGATCCGTTGTGGGATGAGCTGTTGGGGATGCCAAATGTTGTCCTCAGCCCGCACATTGCCTACTACACCGAGACGGCTGTGCATAATATGGTTTACTTCTCACTACAACATCTCGTTGATTTCTTGACCAAAGGCGAAACCAGCACGGAAGTTACTGGTCCAGCAAAGTAG
- a CDS encoding MarR family winged helix-turn-helix transcriptional regulator, with product MASDFTQLQQAIRLLNAHTRAADEQAWQVLFDRWLATLPSETRRQMQTVRFNHAQLTLLTTLDQSSCKQLRNQDLTAAVPFSQGLVSRYVARLVQLNLLTKLSLPDNRKAYIVALTPLGQQVAALHQQMHHHTNAQLAAVLDTLDSQDVQTTIQVLTKLTDQPLQPQS from the coding sequence ATGGCTTCTGATTTCACCCAATTACAACAAGCCATTCGCTTGCTCAATGCCCATACTCGAGCTGCTGATGAGCAAGCGTGGCAAGTGCTTTTTGATCGTTGGCTGGCAACTTTACCCTCTGAAACTCGCCGGCAAATGCAAACAGTTCGGTTTAATCATGCCCAATTGACGTTACTCACAACGCTGGATCAAAGCAGTTGCAAACAACTGCGCAATCAGGATTTAACCGCTGCTGTTCCGTTCTCACAAGGCCTAGTCTCACGCTATGTTGCTCGCCTTGTTCAATTAAACTTGCTGACAAAATTATCCTTGCCCGACAATCGCAAGGCCTACATTGTTGCACTAACTCCGCTTGGTCAACAAGTCGCTGCTTTACATCAGCAAATGCATCATCACACAAATGCTCAACTTGCCGCTGTGCTTGATACCCTTGATTCCCAAGACGTTCAAACCACCATTCAGGTACTCACAAAACTGACTGATCAGCCTTTACAGCCCCAGTCATAA